CAGGAACACCGTCAGGGCAATGCCCGCCACCACCAGCACGAAGACCATCACCTGCATGGTGCCGTGGACCCACTTCACCTTCACATAGGAGCCGTCGATGGCCTGCGCGTCCTCGGCCACCGCCTGCTGGAGCGCGGTGCGCAGCGCCACGGACGTGTCCTCCAGCTTCGCGAGCGACGCCTCCGTCCGCCCGTCTCCCCTCACCGCCTGCGCGTGGACCTGCTCGGCCTCCGCCCAGTACGTGGCCAGCGAGGCCTTGAGCGCGTCCACCCGCTCCACCTTCGCGGCCGGCACGGCGCGCGCGGCGTCGAGCCTCGCCTCCAGCTCCTTCACCTCCGCGCGCAGCGGCTCCAGCCCGCCCTCCGCCCTGCCCGCCACCGCGAGCCGCACGCTGCGGTGCAGCCCCGGGTAGCGGTGCAGCAGCTCGCGGCTCAGCTCGATGGCGGGCACCTGCTCGGTGCTGATGCGCTCGTAGACGCCGCCCGCGAGCAGCCCCATCGACACGAACGCCGCGAGGATGGCCACGAGGAACACGGCGACGACCGCCGGCAACAGCATCATCTTCTGCTTCAGCTTCAGCTTCAGACGCACCGGGCACCTTCCCTACCGTGAGCGGTCCCCGAGCCCCGAGGGCCCTCGCCGCTCGACGCGGCAGGAGCCCTGCGGATGAAGCATGGCCCCGGAGAGGGCCTGCTGCGCCAACACATGTCGCCTTCCTTCTGGAGGCTCTGACGAGAGCCCCTCGCGCCCGGACGGACCGCTGATCCGCCGCGGCGCGTAGGATAGCGAACTAAGTGGTTCTCCGCGAAGCCCCACACCTCCTATCCACCCCAGCCGCTTCGATAAGCTGGAGGGTCATGGGTGGGAACCGACCCCACCATGGGCGCGACAGCGGGCGCCCCGGACGAGGCGCTCGCGTGCACCCAGAGTGAGGTGGACCGCTGTCGTGAGCGGGCGGGCGGACGGAGGCTCGAGTGACGGGCAGGTGAGCCGCCGTCCTGGATCAGAAGCTCCGGACGCTCTCGGTGAGGTGGAGGTCCCGGCGCTCCAGACGAAGCGAGTACTCGGTACGGACCAGCAGTGCGTGGGCCTCCAGGGCCGATGGGGCGCGGAGGAGCGCCGTGCGCAGGGAGGGCTCCCGCAGCAGGCTGGAGATGCGCGCGAGCACGTTGAGGTGCAGGCCCGCCGTGTCGGGCGGTGAGACCAGGCCGACGAAGATGTGCACGGGGGCATCCTCGGGGTCGCCGAAGTGCAGGCCGCCGGGGTGGATGCCCACGCAGGTGACGATGCGAGGCACGCGCGCCAGCCGGCAGTGGGGAACGGCCACGCCTCCCGGCATGGCGGTGCTGCCCAGCCGCTCGCGAGCCACCAGCGCCGACGCCAGCTCCCGCTCCGGCACGCGGGCCCGCGCCGCCATCAGCCCGGCCAGCTCCTTCAACACCCCGTCCCGGTCCGTCGCCTGCAGCGACAGGCGGATGGAGTCCACCTCGAGATAGTCCGTCCACCTCAACATCACCCCTCCACCGGGCGACCCACCGCCGCCGCCCACACTCGCGACGGAGAGCTAGGTCGTGTCTCGTGGATCCGCATCTGCCCCGCTGAGCGAAGGGCCCCGCGGCGTGTTCCGACAAGGACACTCCGGCCGAGTCCCCCGCGAGGCGCGACACCCGGGGGCCGGGGCTATGGGGCCGGGGCCGGGGCCGGCAGCGCGGGGGCGATTTCCCGCCGGCAGGCCTCGTCGCATTCCTCGAAGCGGGTGAGGAAGTCGGCCTGCCGCCGGCACCGCTTGGCGAAGCGGGGGTTGAGCACGCCCGCATCCGTCACGCACCCCTGCCGGAAGTCGTCCCGCGTCTCCTGGAACAGGGCCGCGCGCTGCGCCGGGGCCATGGCCTTCAGCGCCCGGTTCTCTCCGCCCTGGAGGTACAGCCAGACGGTGCCCAGGATGAGGACGAGCACGCCCAGCACCACCACCTGGCGGACCCGCTTCTCGTTGCCGGGCGGCTCGAGGTCCCGGGTGAAGATGTTGTCGTCGCCACCGTCTCCGGGCGGCGTCCCCCCGGCCATCATCCCTTGCAAGCGCATACCCCCCTGTTCCAGCCCAATCCGGGGTCCAAAGCCAGCGCCACCTTCCGGGCCTGTGCAGAACCCGCACCGCCGGCAGCGAGCCGCGCCCCCGCGCGAGCAGCCGAGAAGGGCACGGGCCTGCCCGGTCTCCAGGTCGCGGGCTCGGAGGTTCCGCCAGGCGTGAGCGGACGGAGCGGCGCAAGCCCTCATGCCTCCCGGGTGGGAGGCGTGCGAGGCCCTTCGCGCCCGTGAGGGTGATTGCGGCACCCGGCGGTCGTGAGGACCGTTGCACAGGACCCGACACCAGGAGTGCCGACGTGGATGTGATTGACCTGTTGATTCAGCAGCACC
This DNA window, taken from Pyxidicoccus xibeiensis, encodes the following:
- a CDS encoding PTS sugar transporter subunit IIA, producing MLRWTDYLEVDSIRLSLQATDRDGVLKELAGLMAARARVPERELASALVARERLGSTAMPGGVAVPHCRLARVPRIVTCVGIHPGGLHFGDPEDAPVHIFVGLVSPPDTAGLHLNVLARISSLLREPSLRTALLRAPSALEAHALLVRTEYSLRLERRDLHLTESVRSF